A portion of the Spirochaetota bacterium genome contains these proteins:
- the pyrF gene encoding orotidine-5'-phosphate decarboxylase — MSSYLERVIVAVDVVDYAEFEKVFSRTRELFSWYKIHSIFLSEHSRVCDELKENGKKIFLDLKFFDIPATVEKHIRVVSRFSDMITIHLLSGRDTIRVAAEVSKECNTIPVGVSVLTSFTDDTIREIGICNSIVDEVLRLVELGIGCGITHFVCSPMEVKILKNRFDGITVITPGVRISSNVDDQKRITTPREAFASGADYIVMGRDLIRLTKVDDILSYI, encoded by the coding sequence ATGAGTAGTTATCTTGAAAGGGTAATAGTAGCCGTTGATGTTGTAGATTACGCAGAATTTGAGAAAGTTTTTTCTAGGACTAGGGAACTTTTCTCATGGTATAAGATACATTCAATATTTCTTTCGGAACATAGTAGGGTTTGTGATGAGTTGAAGGAAAATGGAAAGAAGATATTTCTTGACCTTAAGTTTTTTGACATTCCTGCTACGGTGGAGAAACACATAAGGGTAGTGTCAAGATTTTCAGATATGATAACTATTCACTTACTCTCGGGTAGAGATACAATTAGGGTTGCCGCTGAAGTCTCCAAAGAGTGTAACACAATACCAGTTGGTGTTTCAGTGCTAACGAGTTTCACTGATGATACTATCAGAGAAATTGGTATATGTAATAGTATTGTTGATGAAGTTTTGAGACTAGTTGAGTTAGGTATTGGATGTGGTATCACACATTTTGTTTGCTCTCCGATGGAGGTTAAGATTTTAAAGAATAGGTTTGATGGCATAACGGTAATTACACCGGGGGTGAGGATAAGTTCAAATGTTGACGACCAAAAACGGATAACGACCCCTAGAGAAGCATTCGCCAGTGGTGCTGACTACATAGTTATGGGTAGAGACTTAATAAGATTGACTAAAGTTGATGATATATTATCCTACATTTGA
- a CDS encoding HPr family phosphocarrier protein has protein sequence MIRKKFTITGKYGVHLRPAVRIYETVKDFKSRVEIKKDDNVVDARSTLGIIVLNILPGDTIEVIANGVDEEEVIQKLTELIEHKRLEEDKDD, from the coding sequence ATGATAAGAAAAAAATTTACTATAACAGGTAAATATGGTGTCCATCTCAGACCAGCAGTTAGAATTTATGAAACAGTGAAAGATTTTAAGTCAAGAGTTGAGATAAAAAAAGATGATAATGTTGTTGATGCACGAAGCACTCTTGGTATCATCGTTCTTAATATCCTACCAGGTGATACAATTGAAGTAATTGCTAATGGTGTAGATGAAGAGGAAGTTATTCAGAAACTAACTGAATTAATTGAACATAAAAGGCTAGAAGAAGACAAAGATGATTAG